One genomic segment of Stigmatopora argus isolate UIUO_Sarg chromosome 1, RoL_Sarg_1.0, whole genome shotgun sequence includes these proteins:
- the mul1 gene encoding mitochondrial ubiquitin ligase activator of NFKB 1 isoform X1: MRIMDWNPSAIQLGLLATSSALTAVFYNVYRNRAATVTKLKEANKVSIDQDLKMILSETPGRCFPYAVIEGVVRSVKETLSSQYLDNCKGVIERLTLNEEKMVWNRTTHLWNNTQKVIHQRTNTVPFVLGSHDEDIAATVRILRPLDAAELNLETTYENFHPAVQSLSSAIGNFISGERPKGIHETEEMLRVGDSVTGVGELVLDNNVIKLQPPKQGFCYFLTRLDYDALLRKQERDVRLWRLLTVLFGVAACSTVFYILWKQYACHRQRKRVKRMIQEFEEQEKNKGDQNLEESSALSSRCTVCLYKERSCVFLECGHVCTCTRCYEALPEPKKCPICRALIDRMVLIYNI; this comes from the exons ATGAG GATCATGGACTGGAATCCTTCAGCTATACAACTGGGTCTCTTGGCAACCAGTTCAGCCCTGACTGCTGTCTTTTACAATGTGTACAGGAACCGAGCAGCAACAGTAACCAAATTAAAG GAAGCCAACAAGGTTTCAATAGACCAGGATTTGAAAATGATCCTTTCTGAAACACCTGGAAGATGTTTCCCTTATGCTGTTATTGAAG GTGTTGTGAGGTCTGTGAAGGAAACACTGAGCAGCCAATATCTCGACAACTGCAAAGGTGTCATTGAGAGACTGACATTGAATGAGGAGAAAATGGTGTGGAACCGCACTACTCATCTTTG GAACAACACTCAAAAAGTCATCCACCAGCGCACGAACACAGTTCCATTTGTACTGGGCTCCCATGATGAGGACATCGCAGCCACCGTGCGCATCCTGCGCCCGCTTGACGCTGCGGAGTTGAACTTGGAAACTACATATGAAAACTTCCACCCCGCAGTTCAGTCCCTGTCCAGCGCTATTGGCAACTTCATCAGCGGCGAGCGACCCAAAGGCATTCACGAAACGGAAGAGATGTTACGCGTAGGCGACAGCGTCACGGGCGTGGGCGAGCTAGTTCTAGATAATAACGTCATAAAGCTGCAGCCCCCCAAGCAAGGCTTCTGTTATTTCCTCACTCGGCTGGACTACGACGCCCTCCTGAGAAAGCAGGAGAGAGATGTCAGACTGTGGAGGCTCCTGACCGTGCTCTTTGGCGTGGCTGCCTGTTCCACCGTCTTCTACATTCTGTGGAAGCAGTACGCGTGCCACAGACAAAGGAAGCGCGTCAAGCGCATGATTCAAGAGTTTGAGGAGCAAGAAAAGAATAAGGGGGACCAAAATTTGGAGGAAAGCAGTGCACTTTCCAGCAGGTGCACTGTGTGCCTGTACAAGGAGCGCTCTTGTGTCTTCCTGGAGTGTGGTCACGTGTGCACGTGCACCAGATGCTACGAGGCTCTGCCAGAGCCAAAGAAATGTCCCATTTGCAGGGCACTTATTGATAGAATGGTGCTCATATACAATATCTAA
- the mul1 gene encoding mitochondrial ubiquitin ligase activator of NFKB 1 isoform X2 — protein sequence MDWNPSAIQLGLLATSSALTAVFYNVYRNRAATVTKLKEANKVSIDQDLKMILSETPGRCFPYAVIEGVVRSVKETLSSQYLDNCKGVIERLTLNEEKMVWNRTTHLWNNTQKVIHQRTNTVPFVLGSHDEDIAATVRILRPLDAAELNLETTYENFHPAVQSLSSAIGNFISGERPKGIHETEEMLRVGDSVTGVGELVLDNNVIKLQPPKQGFCYFLTRLDYDALLRKQERDVRLWRLLTVLFGVAACSTVFYILWKQYACHRQRKRVKRMIQEFEEQEKNKGDQNLEESSALSSRCTVCLYKERSCVFLECGHVCTCTRCYEALPEPKKCPICRALIDRMVLIYNI from the exons ATGGACTGGAATCCTTCAGCTATACAACTGGGTCTCTTGGCAACCAGTTCAGCCCTGACTGCTGTCTTTTACAATGTGTACAGGAACCGAGCAGCAACAGTAACCAAATTAAAG GAAGCCAACAAGGTTTCAATAGACCAGGATTTGAAAATGATCCTTTCTGAAACACCTGGAAGATGTTTCCCTTATGCTGTTATTGAAG GTGTTGTGAGGTCTGTGAAGGAAACACTGAGCAGCCAATATCTCGACAACTGCAAAGGTGTCATTGAGAGACTGACATTGAATGAGGAGAAAATGGTGTGGAACCGCACTACTCATCTTTG GAACAACACTCAAAAAGTCATCCACCAGCGCACGAACACAGTTCCATTTGTACTGGGCTCCCATGATGAGGACATCGCAGCCACCGTGCGCATCCTGCGCCCGCTTGACGCTGCGGAGTTGAACTTGGAAACTACATATGAAAACTTCCACCCCGCAGTTCAGTCCCTGTCCAGCGCTATTGGCAACTTCATCAGCGGCGAGCGACCCAAAGGCATTCACGAAACGGAAGAGATGTTACGCGTAGGCGACAGCGTCACGGGCGTGGGCGAGCTAGTTCTAGATAATAACGTCATAAAGCTGCAGCCCCCCAAGCAAGGCTTCTGTTATTTCCTCACTCGGCTGGACTACGACGCCCTCCTGAGAAAGCAGGAGAGAGATGTCAGACTGTGGAGGCTCCTGACCGTGCTCTTTGGCGTGGCTGCCTGTTCCACCGTCTTCTACATTCTGTGGAAGCAGTACGCGTGCCACAGACAAAGGAAGCGCGTCAAGCGCATGATTCAAGAGTTTGAGGAGCAAGAAAAGAATAAGGGGGACCAAAATTTGGAGGAAAGCAGTGCACTTTCCAGCAGGTGCACTGTGTGCCTGTACAAGGAGCGCTCTTGTGTCTTCCTGGAGTGTGGTCACGTGTGCACGTGCACCAGATGCTACGAGGCTCTGCCAGAGCCAAAGAAATGTCCCATTTGCAGGGCACTTATTGATAGAATGGTGCTCATATACAATATCTAA
- the fam43b gene encoding protein FAM43B, whose protein sequence is MLPWKRNKFVLVENENKMKAKSLGNGLTYHSILSSLLRSCPDLLPDCPFDWVGSIFHSKRQKVELNREEPVYNVRYLGSVVTITAKGEGCTQEAVAKIWAKSSYGEQSVKMRLTVGPQGIRMSANKSGENSSVHLYSLNRITYCTADPCRPKILAWIYRHQIKNMAIVLRCHAVLVSKPEKAQAIAQSLYRHATSAFTEFKRLKRQSDFRHCQQQLLGDEAVPLMPLRRLLNGQCHYRSTVDTPGSVTRLCSITEEEEEDENSDSEKSPLETEPERKRRVLITNTDPTHLLSQLDLGDIARLEQCQINFISEHNNNTFTFITSLV, encoded by the coding sequence ATGCTGCCCTGGAAGAGGAATAAGTttgttttggtggaaaatgagaATAAAATGAAAGCCAAGAGTCTTGGGAACGGACTGACTTATCATTCCATCCTCTCCTCTTTGCTGCGCTCCTGTCCTGACCTGCTGCCTGACTGCCCCTTCGATTGGGTGGGAAGCATTTTCCATAGCAAGCGGCAGAAAGTGGAGCTAAACAGAGAAGAGCCGGTATACAACGTGCGCTATCTGGGAAGTGTGGTCACCATCACGGCCAAAGGGGAAGGATGCACCCAGGAAGCGGTGGCCAAGATATGGGCAAAAAGCAGCTACGGGGAGCAGAGCGTGAAAATGAGATTGACCGTGGGACCGCAAGGCATCCGCATGAGCGCAAATAAATCAGGGGAAAACAGTTCAGTTCATCTGTACTCTCTCAACAGGATCACCTATTGTACAGCGGACCCGTGTCGGCCCAAGATCTTGGCCTGGATTTACAGGCACCAGATTAAAAACATGGCCATCGTCCTTCGCTGTCACGCTGTCTTGGTCAGCAAGCCGGAAAAGGCCCAGGCTATCGCGCAAAGCCTCTACCGGCATGCCACCTCGGCCTTCACTGAGTTTAAACGGCTTAAGCGGCAGAGTGACTTCCGGCACTGCCAGCAGCAGCTACTGGGGGATGAAGCGGTGCCCCTTATGCCCCTGAGGAGACTGCTCAACGGCCAGTGCCACTACAGGTCAACCGTCGACACCCCTGGGAGCGTGACTCGTCTCTGTTCCATcacagaggaagaggaggaggacgaaaACAGCGACAGCGAAAAATCGCCCTTGGAAACAGAGCCCGAAAGGAAGCGGAGGGTTTTAATAACCAACACAGACCCAACTCACCTACTTTCCCAGTTGGACCTTGGGGATATTGCTAGATTGGAACAGTGCCAAATCAACTTCATCAGTGAACACAATAACAACACCTTCACCTTTATAACCTCGCTGGTGTAA